In the genome of Vibrio sp. NTOU-M3, one region contains:
- the flaG gene encoding flagellar protein FlaG — protein MEIPSYTSNIQPYGSQSGTKIASEHDGNQRISSKSEGKQPSEVSQKSTQTVEKAIELAKERERLNRAERERMVEQMNDFIASINTGLSFRVDEEAGRDVVTIYEASTGDIIRQIPDEEMLEILRRLRAQTARYSSGLVNDKV, from the coding sequence ATGGAAATACCATCCTACACATCGAACATCCAGCCTTACGGCTCACAAAGTGGCACTAAAATTGCTTCAGAACATGATGGAAATCAACGTATTTCCTCTAAATCGGAAGGGAAGCAACCCTCTGAGGTAAGCCAGAAGTCCACGCAAACTGTCGAAAAGGCCATCGAGCTGGCAAAAGAACGCGAGAGGTTAAATAGGGCAGAGCGGGAACGAATGGTGGAGCAAATGAATGATTTCATTGCGTCCATCAATACTGGTTTATCTTTCCGGGTCGATGAAGAAGCCGGAAGAGATGTTGTGACCATTTACGAAGCGAGTACTGGCGATATTATCCGTCAGATACCCGATGAGGAAATGTTGGAAATATTGCGTCGTCTTAGAGCTCAAACAGCCCGTTATTCATCAGGGCTGGTGAACGATAAGGTGTAG
- a CDS encoding flagellin — protein sequence MAINVNTNVSAMTAQRYLNNAADGMNKSMERLSSGYKINSARDDAAGLQISNRLTSQSRGLDMAVKNANDGISIAQTAEGAMNETTNILQRMRDLSLQSSNGSNSRSERLAIQEEVSALNDELNRIAETTSFGGNKLLNGGFGSQSFQIGASSGEAVMLTMGNMRSDTMDMGGKSYTAAAGKAADWTVEAGTTEMTMSYTDKHGDAQNLTINAKVGDDIEQLATYINGQSEDVKASVGEDGKLQLFAATQKVSGDVTIGGALGTDIGFGAAQDVTVADVDVSTVAGSQMAVSVIDGALKAVDSQRAELGAFQNRFGHAINNLDNINENVNASRSRILDTDYAKETTQMTKSQILQQASTSVLAQAKQSPSAALSLLG from the coding sequence ATGGCAATTAACGTAAACACGAACGTGTCGGCGATGACCGCACAGCGTTATTTAAACAACGCTGCTGACGGTATGAATAAGTCGATGGAGCGTTTGTCATCGGGCTATAAAATAAATAGTGCCCGTGATGACGCTGCTGGCTTACAAATATCTAACCGTTTGACTTCTCAAAGCCGTGGCTTGGACATGGCGGTGAAGAACGCGAACGATGGTATCTCGATTGCACAAACTGCCGAAGGTGCAATGAACGAGACCACCAACATTCTTCAACGTATGCGTGATCTTTCGTTGCAATCCTCGAACGGTTCGAACTCTCGTTCCGAACGACTTGCAATTCAGGAAGAGGTATCTGCTCTAAATGATGAGCTAAACCGTATCGCAGAAACCACATCTTTTGGTGGTAACAAACTGCTTAATGGCGGTTTTGGTAGCCAATCTTTTCAAATCGGCGCGAGCTCGGGTGAAGCAGTAATGCTGACCATGGGCAACATGCGTTCAGACACTATGGATATGGGTGGTAAATCGTACACTGCTGCGGCGGGTAAAGCCGCAGACTGGACCGTTGAGGCCGGTACGACAGAAATGACGATGAGCTATACTGATAAACATGGTGATGCACAAAATCTGACGATTAACGCGAAAGTCGGTGATGACATAGAACAGCTTGCAACCTATATCAACGGTCAAAGTGAAGATGTGAAAGCTTCTGTTGGTGAAGATGGCAAGCTTCAGCTGTTTGCGGCAACGCAGAAAGTCTCTGGTGATGTAACCATTGGTGGTGCGTTAGGTACAGACATTGGTTTTGGTGCGGCTCAAGATGTGACCGTTGCTGATGTTGATGTGAGTACAGTCGCGGGCTCTCAGATGGCTGTTTCAGTGATTGATGGTGCTTTGAAGGCCGTAGATAGCCAACGTGCTGAACTGGGGGCATTCCAGAACCGCTTTGGTCATGCAATTAACAACCTCGATAACATTAACGAGAACGTTAACGCATCTCGAAGCCGTATCTTGGATACTGACTATGCAAAAGAAACGACGCAGATGACAAAATCTCAGATTTTGCAGCAAGCAAGTACTTCGGTTCTGGCGCAAGCGAAACAGTCACCATCGGCAGCTCTTAGCTTATTAGGTTAA
- a CDS encoding flagellin has translation MAVNVNTNVSAMTAQRYLNSATNAQQTSMERLSSGFKINSAKDDAAGLQISNRLNVQSRGLDVAVRNANDGISIAQTAEGAMDESTNILQRMRDLSLQSANGSNSKSERVAIQEEITALNDELNRIAETTSFGGNKLLNGTYSTKSFQIGADNGEAVMLTLNNMRSDTTGMGGSSYQAANGKDKDWSVQAGANDLTINLTDKAGVAQTINITAKEGDDIEELATYINGQTDMVKASVNEDGQLQVFAGNNKVDGAVAFSGGLAGELSMGAAQAVTVDTIDVTSVGGAQESVAIIDTALKYVDSHRAELGAFQNRFNHAINNLDNINENVNASKSRIKDTDFAKETTALTKSQILSQASSSILAQAKQAPNSALSLLG, from the coding sequence ATGGCAGTGAATGTAAACACTAACGTATCAGCAATGACAGCGCAGCGTTACCTAAATAGCGCGACAAATGCACAACAGACTTCAATGGAGCGTCTATCTTCTGGCTTCAAAATTAACAGCGCAAAAGATGATGCAGCGGGTCTACAAATTTCAAACCGTTTGAATGTTCAAAGTCGTGGTCTTGATGTAGCGGTACGCAACGCGAACGATGGTATCTCTATTGCTCAAACTGCTGAAGGTGCAATGGATGAAAGTACCAACATCCTACAACGTATGCGTGACTTGTCTCTACAATCAGCAAACGGCTCAAACTCAAAATCAGAGCGTGTTGCGATTCAAGAAGAAATCACAGCATTGAATGATGAACTAAACCGTATCGCAGAAACCACATCTTTTGGTGGTAACAAGCTACTTAACGGCACATATTCAACGAAGTCTTTCCAAATCGGTGCCGACAATGGTGAAGCAGTAATGTTGACACTGAACAACATGCGCTCAGACACCACAGGTATGGGTGGCTCAAGTTACCAAGCGGCTAACGGAAAAGATAAAGACTGGTCTGTACAAGCGGGTGCGAACGACTTAACTATCAACCTGACAGATAAAGCTGGTGTTGCTCAAACCATCAATATCACAGCGAAAGAAGGTGATGATATTGAAGAGTTAGCAACCTACATCAACGGTCAAACCGATATGGTAAAAGCATCGGTAAACGAAGATGGTCAGCTACAAGTCTTCGCTGGTAACAATAAAGTTGATGGTGCGGTTGCATTCTCTGGTGGTCTAGCGGGTGAGCTGAGCATGGGTGCTGCGCAAGCTGTGACGGTGGATACGATTGATGTAACATCAGTTGGCGGTGCTCAAGAGTCGGTTGCAATTATCGATACTGCACTGAAGTATGTAGATAGCCACCGTGCAGAGTTGGGTGCATTCCAAAACCGCTTTAACCACGCGATTAACAACTTAGATAACATTAACGAAAACGTAAACGCATCGAAGAGCCGTATCAAAGATACCGACTTCGCGAAAGAAACAACGGCGCTAACCAAGTCGCAAATTCTTTCTCAAGCATCAAGCTCTATTTTGGCACAGGCAAAACAAGCGCCAAACTCAGCATTGAGCCTACTTGGTTAA
- a CDS encoding flagellin codes for MAITVNTNVSAMTAQRYLNNATTMLNQSLERLSSGNRINSAKDDAAGLQISNRLESQMRGLDVAMRNANDGISIMQTAEGAMNESTNILQRMRDLSLQSANGSNSKAERQALQEEMAALNDELNRIAETTSFGGRKLLNGSFGESSFQIGAASGEAVMLSLHNMRSDTIAMGGFSYQTAAKAGADWNVQAGSNELVMSYIDAGGQSQTIQINAKAGDDIEQLATYVNGQTDAVSASVNEEGQLQLFMAGKETSGTVSFSGSLASELQLGLVGYEAVDNIDITNVGGAQRAVAIVDTALQYVDSHRADLGAKQNRFNHAINNLANVNENLAASNSRIKDTDYAKETTQMVKQQILQQVSTSILAQAKKQPNLALTLLG; via the coding sequence ATGGCAATCACGGTTAATACTAATGTTTCAGCAATGACAGCACAGCGTTACCTAAATAACGCGACGACTATGCTGAACCAGTCTCTGGAGCGTTTGTCTTCAGGGAATCGTATTAATAGTGCAAAGGATGATGCCGCTGGCCTACAAATATCCAATCGACTCGAATCGCAAATGCGAGGTCTTGATGTGGCTATGCGAAATGCGAACGACGGCATTTCAATCATGCAGACCGCAGAAGGGGCAATGAACGAGTCCACCAACATCTTGCAACGGATGCGAGATTTGTCTTTGCAGTCCGCAAATGGCTCCAACAGCAAAGCTGAACGACAAGCCTTACAAGAAGAAATGGCCGCTTTGAATGATGAATTGAACAGAATTGCTGAAACGACCTCTTTTGGTGGTCGAAAATTGCTCAATGGCTCGTTTGGAGAATCTTCATTTCAAATTGGAGCGGCTTCAGGCGAGGCAGTGATGTTGTCTCTGCATAACATGCGTTCGGATACTATCGCTATGGGTGGTTTTAGTTACCAAACTGCGGCGAAAGCAGGGGCGGATTGGAACGTACAAGCAGGCAGCAATGAGTTAGTGATGAGCTATATCGATGCTGGTGGCCAGTCACAAACCATTCAGATCAACGCTAAAGCAGGCGATGACATCGAACAGCTAGCCACTTATGTCAACGGTCAAACGGATGCGGTGTCGGCGTCTGTCAATGAGGAAGGGCAATTGCAGCTCTTTATGGCCGGAAAGGAAACGTCAGGAACGGTGTCGTTCTCCGGCAGCCTAGCCAGTGAATTGCAGCTCGGGTTAGTGGGATATGAAGCGGTTGATAATATTGACATAACCAACGTTGGTGGTGCGCAGCGCGCAGTGGCAATCGTTGATACCGCTCTGCAATACGTGGATAGCCATCGTGCAGATTTAGGAGCTAAGCAAAATCGCTTTAATCATGCGATTAATAACTTGGCCAATGTGAATGAAAACCTTGCTGCATCAAACAGTCGTATTAAAGACACCGATTATGCAAAAGAAACTACGCAAATGGTGAAGCAGCAAATCCTTCAGCAAGTGAGTACATCAATACTTGCTCAGGCAAAGAAACAGCCAAACCTTGCTCTAACATTATTAGGATAA
- a CDS encoding Dyp-type peroxidase — translation MSQPQSAILPTAGPFALYTQIKVCQNPSKVLAQLQALPALVEELNQSQPGAELTLSLAFTKAFWQQLDAPMPEDLMDFPVLGEGDAVAPASDVDVLIHCHSQRHDLHFYVLRKLLAEVAEDVEVVDETYGYRYLDSRDMTDFVDGTENPKDEARQTVAIIPQGELAGGSYVMVQRFVHNLPAWNRLNISAQEKVVGRTKPDSIELDDVPAASHVGRVDIKEEGKGLKIVRHSLPYGSASGEHGLLFIAYCNTLHNFKAMLESMYGVTDGKTDQLLRFSKAVTGAYFFAPSVELLQNVKLK, via the coding sequence ATGTCACAACCTCAGAGTGCAATCCTGCCAACCGCAGGCCCATTTGCGTTATACACTCAGATCAAAGTATGTCAGAACCCATCAAAAGTTTTAGCTCAACTGCAAGCATTACCCGCTTTGGTTGAAGAGCTAAACCAAAGCCAGCCTGGTGCGGAACTGACTCTCTCCCTTGCTTTTACCAAGGCTTTTTGGCAGCAACTCGATGCGCCAATGCCAGAAGATCTGATGGATTTTCCTGTCTTAGGTGAGGGTGATGCTGTTGCACCAGCAAGTGATGTGGATGTATTGATCCACTGCCACTCTCAACGTCATGATTTGCACTTTTATGTACTACGTAAGCTATTGGCTGAAGTAGCTGAAGATGTGGAAGTCGTGGATGAAACCTATGGTTACCGCTACCTTGATTCGCGTGATATGACAGACTTTGTCGATGGAACTGAAAACCCGAAAGATGAAGCACGTCAAACCGTGGCGATCATTCCTCAAGGGGAACTGGCTGGTGGTAGCTATGTAATGGTGCAGCGTTTTGTACATAACCTTCCTGCTTGGAACCGTTTAAATATCTCTGCACAAGAAAAAGTGGTGGGTCGTACTAAGCCAGATTCTATTGAGCTTGATGATGTGCCAGCCGCTTCACACGTTGGCCGTGTTGATATTAAAGAAGAAGGTAAAGGGCTAAAAATCGTTCGTCACAGCCTACCTTACGGCTCTGCATCGGGTGAACACGGTTTGCTGTTTATTGCTTATTGCAACACACTACATAACTTTAAAGCGATGCTAGAAAGCATGTATGGTGTTACAGACGGTAAAACAGACCAATTGCTGCGATTTTCGAAAGCGGTTACTGGTGCCTATTTCTTTGCACCTTCAGTAGAGCTACTGCAAAACGTCAAGCTAAAGTGA
- a CDS encoding DUF2919 domain-containing protein, whose protein sequence is MRYAIEQYDSNGFLKAPRWLWLGWMFMAKAWVVFVVAGASRESGSKILSIVYPDHSMLYLGLMMGVPSIVLMWLISLRNPERRWVNKIVSWGRGITLMTALAQFGQTLYHIYLELGAFSWANAATLVLLLWFILYLRKSKTVRDALAIPQA, encoded by the coding sequence GTGCGATACGCGATTGAACAATATGACAGCAATGGCTTTTTGAAAGCGCCTCGATGGTTATGGCTTGGCTGGATGTTTATGGCTAAGGCTTGGGTGGTATTTGTCGTTGCGGGTGCCAGTAGAGAAAGTGGCAGTAAGATTTTGAGCATCGTTTATCCAGATCATTCGATGCTGTATCTTGGCCTAATGATGGGCGTACCCAGCATTGTATTAATGTGGTTGATCAGCTTGCGTAACCCCGAGCGACGCTGGGTCAATAAAATAGTGAGCTGGGGACGGGGAATTACGTTAATGACGGCGCTGGCTCAATTTGGCCAGACCCTGTACCACATTTATCTTGAGCTTGGTGCTTTTAGCTGGGCAAATGCGGCCACCCTTGTTTTATTGCTTTGGTTTATCTTGTATTTACGTAAAAGCAAAACGGTTAGGGATGCACTCGCAATACCTCAGGCATAA
- the nrfF gene encoding heme lyase NrfEFG subunit NrfF: MNSAVDTEFVAADKAVVTQVELFEFQTPQIQQRAIALAKTLRCPQCQNQNLVESNSPIAKDLRLVVFEMMNQGSSEQEVVEYMTARFGDFVLYKPRFSLSNALLWGTPIILLILFLFFSWRRVRSTKQS; encoded by the coding sequence GTGAATAGCGCGGTAGACACTGAGTTCGTCGCCGCAGATAAAGCCGTGGTAACTCAAGTAGAACTGTTTGAATTTCAAACGCCACAAATTCAACAAAGAGCCATTGCATTGGCAAAAACATTGCGTTGCCCACAATGCCAGAATCAGAACCTCGTTGAATCCAACTCACCTATCGCCAAAGATTTACGCTTGGTGGTGTTTGAAATGATGAACCAAGGCAGCAGTGAGCAAGAAGTTGTTGAGTATATGACGGCGCGCTTTGGGGATTTTGTGCTCTATAAACCGCGCTTTTCTCTATCCAATGCTCTTCTTTGGGGAACGCCCATCATTTTACTTATCTTGTTTCTTTTCTTCTCTTGGCGTCGAGTTCGATCGACAAAACAAAGTTAG